Genomic segment of Staphylococcus muscae:
ACCATCATGTCGCTTTTATCCGACATGTTCAAATTATGCTATCGAAGCGATACAAGTACACGGCGCCATCAAAGGGAGTTGGTTAGCCATTAACCGAATCTTGAGATGTCATCCATTTCATAAAGGCGGCTTTGATCCCGTTCCTTTTAAAAAAAAGAAACACCATCATAAATAACGCTGTAATTTCGACATATCGATAACAGGTGGTTTGAATCGTAATCGCCCTTTGATTATCTGACCTGATTGCTCCACAATGTCATCCGTAAAATAATACCCGCATGGTGTGACATCACCAGCGTAATCACCATAACGACTGGCTAGAGCTGTGAAATATCGGCTCAAGCCACATTCATACATACCTCCGATAACAACTGTAATACCTTGATTATGTAAAGTGTCTATCAATGATAAAGCACGGTCAATACCACCTACTCTAAATGGCTTAATTACAATGACACGCACATGATTACACTGTACAGCTTGAACAATCGCTTGTTCATCTGTCGCATGCTCATCAATTGCAATCGGGGGCATATTTCCGAGTTCTTTCTCTTTTAGTAACTCTGGAAACGGCTCTTCTATATATGCCAAATTATAATTTGCCAATTGATTTAGCAAAGGGATATCTCTGTCACTGAGTGTTTGATTCGCATCCGTTGTAATCGGAATATCAGGATACATAGCCGTTAACAATTTTACTTGTTCAACAATATCACAGTTCCACTTAATTTTGATACGTTCTGCATGATCTATGCGCAAAAATCGTTTTTGCATATCACCATTTACAGTCACTGTCATAGGTACTTCGAACGACGGCAAATCATGAAACATTTGATATAACGCCATCATCACCGTCGCACGTGCT
This window contains:
- the menC gene encoding o-succinylbenzoate synthase, which translates into the protein MKLSELHFYEYTPTFKHKIQTPKITMNVRKTLFIGLIDESGTEWFGECNAFETDWYHYETIETVKRTLESWFKCVEGHEIHDFSEAQRMADKLNDTPAARATVMMALYQMFHDLPSFEVPMTVTVNGDMQKRFLRIDHAERIKIKWNCDIVEQVKLLTAMYPDIPITTDANQTLSDRDIPLLNQLANYNLAYIEEPFPELLKEKELGNMPPIAIDEHATDEQAIVQAVQCNHVRVIVIKPFRVGGIDRALSLIDTLHNQGITVVIGGMYECGLSRYFTALASRYGDYAGDVTPCGYYFTDDIVEQSGQIIKGRLRFKPPVIDMSKLQRYL
- the yidD gene encoding membrane protein insertion efficiency factor YidD, giving the protein MKKIFIKCIRFYQRFISPLTPPSCRFYPTCSNYAIEAIQVHGAIKGSWLAINRILRCHPFHKGGFDPVPFKKKKHHHK